The Rhodocytophaga rosea genome has a segment encoding these proteins:
- a CDS encoding alpha-amylase family protein — translation MNYRCCTFLLFLLFCFSTSIAQKQAVSSAQSQDKWPASLSWWKPNNLRVIQTNLPAYEAATLHPDSLLKDLTDFSANTLIINAGGIMAFYPTKLDFQYINPYMKPSMLGDVIKKCHQQGIRVMVRFDFSRVHESIFKQHPDWCYISPKGERIINTDMYVVSINAPYVQDRAFRIIEEVIDLYPVDGIFLNMPGYQVNNPYEGKYHGIDQNDYDKKRFAEYSKGLALPVEENKADPVFQKYQEFKKYTTSDWSQRLHKLVKSKNPQIAICTYMDQYVDIIRHESQTNSLPYWPYMSSDNVSNAVNSYPEHVISNASIQQISFQSRYNAVEPEETAIRLYENMANGSGLDVSLMGDLRGYEDERNFEVIKKVYALHKKNEPYFGKYISVANIAVIAPGTWPSGEAMQEYRGIQLMLKEAHIPFDIIEDAQIGNLPEKIKQYKLLVLPEITYLNDKSIQVLKQASQQGTHLIATNRTLFNDEKVLFELFGAKIINKDHEGSGFYLNPENKEVFKRFDKQKMLFWKFNLGLYDLSAADSRFLPILTKGRPGPPEIIGGHDPSGYYAMGVKNHNQSKSVILPINLGKLYYLHGYEQHKNILLDVIDHIFPEATQLIQTNAPARVEVILQKYIKNTPKKLLKKSEDGMILHLINLTGFSGNTYFEPLPVNNLTFRIRSDIRPSKLFSMVAERPLVFTWKDGFLEFTVNTLGAYEGIVIDK, via the coding sequence ATGAATTACCGATGCTGTACTTTTTTACTATTTCTCCTTTTTTGTTTTTCTACAAGTATTGCACAAAAACAAGCGGTTTCTTCTGCCCAAAGTCAAGATAAATGGCCTGCTTCCCTTTCCTGGTGGAAACCCAATAACCTGCGGGTGATCCAAACGAATTTGCCAGCCTATGAAGCCGCCACCTTGCATCCGGATTCTCTGCTTAAAGACCTCACCGATTTTTCAGCCAATACGCTGATTATTAATGCAGGAGGGATTATGGCTTTTTATCCGACCAAACTTGATTTTCAGTATATCAATCCATATATGAAGCCCAGCATGCTGGGCGATGTGATTAAAAAGTGCCATCAGCAAGGCATCAGGGTAATGGTCAGGTTTGATTTCAGCCGGGTGCACGAAAGTATATTTAAACAACACCCCGACTGGTGTTATATTTCTCCCAAAGGCGAACGGATTATTAATACCGATATGTATGTGGTATCCATTAATGCCCCCTATGTACAAGACCGGGCTTTCCGGATCATTGAAGAAGTAATTGATTTGTATCCGGTAGACGGTATATTTCTGAATATGCCAGGGTATCAGGTAAATAATCCCTACGAAGGCAAATACCACGGCATTGACCAGAATGACTATGACAAAAAACGGTTTGCTGAATACAGCAAAGGTTTGGCATTGCCTGTGGAAGAAAATAAAGCAGATCCTGTTTTTCAGAAATACCAGGAATTTAAAAAATACACAACCAGCGATTGGTCACAGCGGCTGCATAAGCTGGTAAAATCTAAAAATCCGCAGATTGCCATTTGCACCTATATGGATCAGTATGTGGATATTATCCGGCACGAATCACAAACCAATAGTTTGCCTTACTGGCCGTATATGTCGTCGGATAATGTAAGCAATGCGGTAAACTCCTATCCGGAACATGTAATCAGCAATGCGAGTATTCAGCAAATATCTTTTCAATCACGTTATAATGCCGTTGAGCCGGAAGAAACAGCCATCCGTTTGTATGAGAATATGGCCAATGGTTCCGGCCTGGATGTGAGTTTGATGGGCGATTTACGGGGCTATGAAGATGAGCGCAATTTTGAGGTGATAAAAAAAGTGTATGCGCTCCATAAAAAAAATGAGCCCTATTTTGGTAAGTATATATCGGTGGCAAACATAGCCGTGATTGCTCCAGGTACATGGCCAAGCGGAGAAGCCATGCAGGAATACAGGGGCATCCAGCTCATGCTCAAAGAAGCCCATATTCCTTTCGACATTATTGAAGATGCCCAGATAGGAAACCTGCCGGAGAAAATCAAACAATACAAGCTTCTCGTTCTTCCCGAAATCACGTATCTCAATGATAAATCTATACAAGTGTTAAAGCAAGCCAGTCAGCAAGGCACCCATCTGATTGCCACCAACCGGACTTTATTTAATGATGAAAAAGTACTGTTTGAGCTGTTCGGAGCAAAAATCATAAACAAAGATCATGAGGGCAGTGGCTTTTATCTGAATCCGGAGAACAAGGAAGTATTTAAACGGTTTGACAAACAAAAAATGCTTTTCTGGAAGTTTAACCTGGGTTTATACGATTTATCCGCAGCCGATTCCAGATTTCTGCCCATCCTGACCAAAGGAAGACCGGGGCCACCGGAAATTATCGGAGGACATGACCCATCCGGATATTATGCCATGGGCGTAAAAAATCACAACCAAAGCAAATCCGTGATTTTACCTATAAACCTGGGGAAATTATATTACCTGCATGGATACGAGCAACATAAAAACATCTTACTGGACGTGATTGATCACATTTTTCCGGAAGCCACCCAACTCATACAGACCAATGCACCCGCAAGAGTTGAAGTCATTCTTCAAAAGTATATTAAAAACACGCCAAAAAAATTATTGAAAAAATCAGAAGATGGAATGATCCTGCACCTGATTAACCTGACCGGATTCAGCGGCAATACCTATTTTGAGCCATTGCCAGTAAATAACCTTACATTCCGTATAAGGTCCGATATTAGGCCTTCCAAACTATTTTCTATGGTAGCTGAACGCCCTCTTGTATTCACCTGGAAAGATGGATTTCTGGAATTTACAGTAAATACACTAGGTGCTTACGAAGGAATCGTGATTGATAAATAA
- a CDS encoding glycoside hydrolase family 30 protein codes for MLRTLLLFFHLILFCLLLTYCKPVSEHQSGESAVSTDSSLVEAWVTYGDQSALLERQNQPIHFQQDTSKATPVIMVDASQKFQQMEGFGASLTGSSAFVINQKLSSSQRKELLQELFTSQGINLSYIRMTIGASDFSLSNYTYHDIDTSLKDPELEKFSIEPDQEDVVPVLKDIFDLQPSIKLMGTPWSPPSWMKSSKNFIGGKLLPEAYDAYASYFVKYIQAFASEGITVDAVTIQNEPQFEARYPSLLMSAAEQAQFIKNHLGPAFSKNKINSKIVVYDHNWDTPQYPIEIMNDAEAKKYVAGSAFHCYAGKVEDMSKVHEAHPDKGLYFTECSGGEWAPVFGDNLKWSVGNLIIGATRNWSKNVLLWNLALDENHGPTNRGCMDCRGVVTVNSKTGDITRNVEYYILGHASKFIKPGAYRIASTEKTANALQHVVFLNPDGSRAMIVLNSGTTYQTFHVQEQGRSFPFSLKAGGVATLVWRGLKS; via the coding sequence ATGTTGCGAACTTTATTGCTGTTTTTTCACCTGATACTCTTTTGTCTGTTACTTACCTATTGTAAACCTGTTTCTGAACATCAATCCGGAGAATCTGCCGTTTCCACCGACAGCAGTCTGGTAGAAGCCTGGGTTACTTACGGAGACCAGAGTGCCTTACTGGAAAGGCAGAACCAGCCCATCCATTTTCAGCAGGATACTTCTAAAGCTACGCCAGTGATTATGGTAGATGCTTCACAGAAATTTCAGCAGATGGAAGGTTTTGGCGCTTCTCTTACCGGATCATCAGCTTTTGTGATTAACCAGAAACTAAGTTCCAGCCAGCGCAAAGAATTATTGCAGGAACTGTTTACCAGCCAGGGAATTAATCTGAGTTACATCCGCATGACGATTGGCGCTTCCGATTTTTCTCTCAGCAATTATACCTATCACGACATTGATACCAGCCTGAAAGACCCTGAACTGGAAAAGTTTTCCATTGAACCCGACCAGGAAGATGTAGTTCCGGTGCTCAAAGATATATTTGATTTACAGCCTTCCATCAAACTCATGGGTACGCCCTGGAGTCCGCCCAGCTGGATGAAAAGCAGCAAAAACTTTATTGGGGGCAAGCTACTTCCGGAAGCCTATGATGCGTATGCTAGCTATTTTGTAAAATACATTCAGGCATTTGCAAGTGAAGGAATTACCGTAGATGCCGTTACCATTCAAAATGAGCCTCAGTTTGAAGCCAGGTATCCCAGTCTGCTGATGAGTGCGGCTGAGCAAGCGCAGTTTATCAAAAATCACTTAGGTCCTGCCTTCTCTAAAAACAAAATCAACTCCAAAATTGTCGTATACGACCACAACTGGGATACTCCCCAGTATCCGATTGAGATTATGAATGATGCGGAGGCAAAAAAATATGTAGCTGGCTCAGCGTTTCATTGTTATGCCGGAAAAGTGGAAGATATGTCGAAAGTACATGAAGCCCATCCGGATAAGGGATTGTATTTTACAGAATGCTCTGGCGGCGAATGGGCACCTGTTTTCGGAGATAACCTCAAATGGTCGGTGGGCAATTTAATTATTGGTGCTACCCGGAACTGGTCGAAAAATGTATTGCTCTGGAATCTGGCCCTGGATGAAAATCACGGACCTACCAACCGGGGTTGTATGGATTGCCGGGGCGTAGTTACTGTTAATTCAAAAACCGGTGATATTACCAGAAATGTGGAATATTACATTTTAGGTCACGCCAGCAAATTTATAAAACCCGGCGCTTACCGGATTGCATCTACTGAAAAAACCGCAAATGCCCTGCAACATGTAGTTTTTCTTAATCCGGATGGTTCCAGAGCGATGATTGTACTGAATTCCGGTACCACTTATCAGACTTTCCATGTACAGGAACAAGGACGCAGTTTTCCTTTTTCACTCAAAGCCGGAGGAGTTGCTACATTGGTGTGGAGAGGGCTCAAAAGCTAG
- a CDS encoding DUF7935 family protein, translating to MEIIFADFIKILLPAAIVLYAMFLTVRAFLNKELERKLVEVKLRSTEVVLPVRLQAYERMCLFLERISPNNLILRLNNDVFSAIELHHVLLSEIREEYNHNVSQQVYMSDEAWNQVRSAMEEIISIINNAAAQVHAEGRSMDLAKAIFEIIIQQELNPTSKALRFVKDEIRQSF from the coding sequence ATGGAAATAATATTCGCTGATTTCATTAAAATACTGCTCCCTGCTGCCATTGTATTATATGCCATGTTTCTCACGGTGCGGGCTTTTCTCAACAAAGAACTTGAAAGAAAACTAGTGGAAGTAAAATTACGGAGTACAGAAGTAGTGCTGCCGGTGCGCCTGCAGGCCTACGAACGTATGTGCCTATTTCTGGAACGTATTTCACCCAACAATTTGATATTAAGGCTAAACAATGATGTATTTTCTGCCATCGAACTGCATCATGTGCTCTTGTCCGAAATCCGGGAAGAATACAACCACAATGTGTCGCAGCAAGTGTATATGAGCGATGAAGCCTGGAACCAGGTACGCTCTGCCATGGAAGAAATTATTTCCATCATTAACAATGCCGCCGCACAGGTACATGCAGAAGGCCGGAGTATGGATCTGGCAAAAGCTATTTTTGAGATCATTATCCAGCAGGAACTGAATCCGACCAGCAAAGCACTCAGGTTTGTCAAAGATGAAATCCGTCAGAGTTTTTGA
- a CDS encoding B12-binding domain-containing radical SAM protein, whose translation MKKPKILLITPPLTQINTPYPATAYIKGFLGQKGFEVVQADLGIELILRLFSRKGLQEVFTIARQSPAAALPPFSRLLHLEKNYLQTIDSVIRFLQGKDATLATRISYGGFLPEGGRFETLEDLEWAFGSMGIADRAKFLCTLYLEDLGDLITACVSPYFGFSRYAEKLALSVTSFNPLENALNELPTLTDRLLEEILQEYLNLVQPDLVGFSVPFPGNVYAALRCARMIKQTQPHIQTLMGGGYVNTELRSLKESRIFKYIDYITLDDGESPLLRIIEHWQGLRSQENLHRTFILHQGEVAFFNGCQQRDIAHTEVGTPDYSDLPLDKYLQVIEIANPMHRLWNDGRWNKLTVAHGCYWKKCSFCDITLDYISRYETAPAALLVDRIETIIAQTGETGFHFVDEAAPPLALRDLAIEILKRGISISWWTNIRFEKTFSPDLCRLLAASGCIAVSGGLEVASDRLLALMEKGVTVEQVAKVAHAFTQAGIMVHAYLMYGFPTQTTQETIDSLEVVRQLMENGVIQSGFWHRFSMTAHSPVGKNPAKYQVHAIGPEAGLFANNDLIHEDPTGGNHEQFAEGLSKAMFNYMHGVFFEEPVNYWFSFRTPRTTIPSQLINRALSLPAKSDLLRLNSRVLWLGSLPQVQYYIENKKGKARTIALITFYNQTEDIEIKLPEEQARWLLTLFPQLMPESEKPVLLKDLVHSFPVSAIHTFESFIGQTAWKTLRSTGLVLV comes from the coding sequence TTGAAAAAACCAAAGATCCTGCTGATTACACCTCCGCTCACCCAGATCAATACACCTTATCCGGCAACGGCTTATATCAAGGGTTTTCTGGGCCAGAAAGGGTTTGAGGTGGTACAGGCCGACTTAGGAATTGAACTCATTCTGCGCTTATTTTCAAGAAAAGGCTTGCAGGAAGTGTTTACCATCGCCAGGCAATCGCCTGCCGCGGCACTTCCGCCGTTCAGCCGCCTGTTACATCTGGAGAAGAATTACCTGCAAACGATAGATTCGGTCATCCGCTTTTTACAAGGGAAAGACGCTACTCTTGCCACCCGCATCAGTTACGGAGGTTTTCTGCCAGAAGGAGGACGTTTCGAAACACTGGAAGACCTGGAATGGGCTTTTGGCAGCATGGGTATTGCCGACCGGGCCAAATTCCTGTGTACCTTATATCTCGAAGACCTGGGCGATCTGATCACGGCCTGCGTAAGTCCATATTTTGGGTTTAGCCGCTATGCCGAAAAACTGGCACTATCTGTCACTTCGTTCAATCCGCTGGAAAATGCGCTCAACGAGCTGCCCACCCTTACCGACCGCTTGCTGGAAGAAATTTTGCAAGAATATCTGAACCTGGTTCAGCCAGATCTGGTGGGTTTTTCAGTACCTTTTCCGGGAAATGTATATGCCGCCCTGCGTTGTGCCAGAATGATCAAACAAACCCAACCTCACATACAAACGCTGATGGGCGGTGGTTACGTAAATACAGAACTGCGCAGCCTGAAGGAGTCCCGGATTTTTAAATACATTGATTATATTACCCTCGATGATGGAGAAAGCCCACTCTTGCGTATTATCGAGCACTGGCAAGGATTACGCTCCCAGGAAAATCTGCACCGGACGTTTATATTGCATCAGGGGGAAGTAGCCTTTTTCAATGGTTGCCAGCAGCGTGACATTGCCCACACCGAAGTAGGTACACCCGATTATTCAGACCTTCCTTTAGACAAATATCTCCAGGTAATTGAAATCGCTAACCCCATGCACCGGCTCTGGAACGATGGCCGCTGGAACAAACTTACGGTGGCTCATGGCTGCTACTGGAAAAAATGCTCCTTCTGCGATATTACCCTCGATTATATCAGCCGCTACGAAACTGCTCCGGCTGCTTTACTTGTCGACCGTATTGAAACCATTATCGCCCAGACCGGCGAAACCGGTTTCCACTTTGTGGATGAAGCGGCTCCTCCCCTGGCTTTACGTGATCTGGCCATTGAGATTCTGAAACGGGGTATTTCTATTTCCTGGTGGACCAATATCCGCTTTGAGAAAACATTCAGCCCGGATCTCTGCCGTTTGCTGGCTGCTTCCGGCTGCATTGCTGTTTCCGGCGGATTGGAAGTAGCTTCTGACCGTTTGCTGGCATTGATGGAAAAAGGCGTTACCGTAGAACAGGTAGCAAAAGTAGCTCATGCCTTTACGCAGGCGGGCATCATGGTACATGCTTACCTCATGTATGGCTTTCCTACCCAGACCACCCAGGAAACCATCGATTCCCTGGAAGTAGTACGCCAGCTAATGGAAAATGGTGTAATTCAATCCGGGTTCTGGCACCGCTTCTCTATGACGGCCCATAGTCCGGTAGGTAAAAATCCGGCAAAATACCAGGTACATGCCATTGGTCCGGAAGCTGGTTTGTTTGCCAATAACGATCTGATTCATGAGGACCCTACTGGTGGCAATCATGAACAATTTGCAGAAGGGCTTTCCAAAGCTATGTTTAATTATATGCATGGGGTGTTTTTTGAAGAACCCGTCAACTACTGGTTTTCTTTCCGTACCCCCCGGACCACTATTCCTTCTCAACTGATTAACCGGGCACTTTCATTGCCAGCCAAAAGTGATCTGCTTCGATTAAATAGCCGGGTACTCTGGCTGGGAAGTTTACCACAGGTGCAATATTACATTGAGAATAAAAAGGGGAAAGCCAGAACGATTGCCTTAATTACTTTCTATAACCAGACGGAAGATATAGAGATTAAACTGCCGGAAGAACAAGCCAGATGGCTACTAACCCTATTTCCTCAACTCATGCCTGAATCTGAAAAGCCTGTCCTGTTAAAAGACCTGGTGCACTCCTTTCCGGTTTCGGCTATTCACACATTTGAATCATTTATTGGGCAAACTGCCTGGAAAACGTTACGCTCCACTGGATTGGTGCTTGTTTAA
- a CDS encoding SDR family NAD(P)-dependent oxidoreductase, whose protein sequence is MSDRFKGQVAIITGGADGIGKAIATRIVSEGGSVALFDLNNQALDRTVDSLQTQDYTSVKGYMVDISQETQVQQGIQAVEKAFGRLDIMVNAAGIVGPTSTGITDYSVEDFDKVYQVNLRGAFLITKYCLPVMEKNKYGRILLIASIAGKEGNPYMAGYSATKAGVIGLVKGIGKEYAETGITVNGLAPAVIKTAMNADTAPEQLAYMTAKIPMKRMGTVEEVAALSAWIVSKEASFNTGFIFDISGGRATY, encoded by the coding sequence ATGTCCGACAGATTCAAAGGCCAGGTTGCCATTATTACCGGTGGGGCTGATGGCATAGGAAAAGCCATTGCCACCAGAATTGTTTCAGAAGGAGGCAGCGTTGCCCTATTTGACCTCAATAACCAAGCTCTTGATCGAACGGTAGATTCCCTTCAAACACAGGACTATACTTCTGTAAAAGGTTATATGGTGGATATTTCCCAGGAAACCCAGGTACAGCAAGGCATACAAGCAGTTGAAAAAGCATTTGGCCGTTTAGATATTATGGTGAATGCTGCAGGTATCGTCGGACCTACCAGCACTGGGATTACTGATTATTCGGTGGAAGATTTCGATAAGGTATATCAGGTAAATCTGAGAGGCGCTTTTCTGATAACTAAATACTGCTTGCCGGTGATGGAAAAGAATAAGTATGGGCGCATTCTGCTCATTGCCTCTATTGCCGGCAAAGAGGGTAATCCGTATATGGCAGGCTATTCGGCTACCAAAGCAGGGGTGATTGGTCTGGTAAAAGGAATAGGAAAAGAATATGCAGAAACCGGCATTACCGTAAACGGACTGGCACCAGCCGTGATTAAAACAGCCATGAATGCCGATACAGCCCCCGAGCAGCTTGCCTATATGACGGCCAAAATTCCAATGAAACGCATGGGCACTGTAGAAGAAGTAGCTGCCCTGTCTGCCTGGATTGTTTCCAAAGAGGCTAGTTTTAATACAGGTTTTATCTTTGATATTTCCGGAGGGAGAGCAACCTATTGA
- a CDS encoding DUF6348 family protein produces MEKENINLELLDLLQQHGIQAALVNGQVKVKTHPQLTIDSQVNFQEYPQGVASQLDVLVETPDQQIVECFGDIGETKQQARQNNIKNFCRNSFHPLIACFFDYPIQDINVETWQIDSQTYQVYIGNYGTKSNAGVVKGIPDTLFSQLENYIKQIPFNQSYHWIRWYIRYNQGVVDPIEFLIDNQPDEGGSKVIEAIQWPRSDGYYSVRQFILLKKITRSTSYSVEVRRNSIWSWLKSLGK; encoded by the coding sequence ATGGAGAAAGAAAATATAAATCTGGAGTTACTGGATTTACTACAGCAGCATGGAATACAGGCTGCACTGGTTAACGGGCAAGTCAAAGTAAAAACCCACCCACAGCTTACCATTGACTCACAGGTAAACTTTCAGGAGTATCCCCAAGGTGTTGCTTCCCAACTGGATGTATTAGTTGAGACACCAGACCAGCAAATTGTGGAATGCTTTGGAGACATTGGGGAAACCAAACAACAAGCCAGGCAAAACAATATAAAAAACTTCTGCCGGAATTCTTTTCATCCGCTTATCGCTTGTTTTTTTGATTATCCAATACAGGACATAAATGTAGAAACCTGGCAGATCGACTCCCAGACTTATCAGGTTTATATCGGGAATTATGGCACAAAGTCAAATGCAGGAGTTGTAAAAGGTATTCCTGATACCTTATTCTCCCAACTGGAAAACTACATCAAACAAATCCCTTTTAATCAATCCTATCATTGGATCAGGTGGTATATCCGATACAATCAGGGCGTAGTAGATCCTATTGAGTTTTTAATAGATAATCAGCCGGATGAAGGAGGCAGTAAGGTGATAGAAGCCATACAATGGCCCAGATCTGATGGGTATTATAGTGTTCGTCAGTTTATCCTACTGAAGAAAATTACCAGGTCAACATCATATTCAGTTGAAGTCCGCAGAAATAGTATATGGTCCTGGTTAAAAAGTTTAGGTAAATAA
- a CDS encoding HesB/IscA family protein, producing the protein MISLTNKILPLTLTPRAIVQVKAIMEHKLASHQEYGLRIGIKGGGCSGASFLLGFDKAKTGDDTYMHEDIPVIIEKKHLMYLLGLEIDYEDSEEGTGFVFNNPQA; encoded by the coding sequence ATGATTTCCTTAACCAATAAAATTCTACCGCTTACGCTTACTCCCAGAGCTATTGTACAGGTAAAAGCTATTATGGAGCACAAATTAGCATCGCACCAGGAGTATGGGCTGCGTATTGGTATCAAGGGCGGAGGCTGCAGCGGTGCTTCTTTTCTGCTGGGTTTTGACAAAGCTAAAACCGGTGATGATACCTACATGCATGAAGATATTCCTGTAATTATTGAGAAAAAACACCTGATGTATCTGCTTGGCCTAGAAATAGATTATGAAGATAGTGAAGAAGGAACCGGTTTTGTGTTTAATAACCCGCAGGCATAG
- a CDS encoding DUF5990 family protein: MYAILIETGNLTSLTNFVDKVESEITLQIILIKPTPAVVFGLQKGSGNNYETVQKQISTSNDLTFAFTLEVKGDRKKDKFPKLSGSFVQGSGDNKFVYIDIGTYAGQSDTTWSRRLKIPLAGITWTDIDSLSGKSMLQTSVPGTGRDGGPNCATVKPFAGWHIKHL; encoded by the coding sequence TTGTATGCCATTTTAATTGAAACCGGTAACTTGACAAGCCTTACTAACTTCGTTGATAAAGTGGAATCTGAAATAACACTTCAAATCATTCTTATTAAACCTACGCCAGCCGTAGTTTTTGGCCTGCAAAAGGGATCTGGTAACAATTACGAAACAGTGCAAAAACAAATTTCTACATCCAACGATTTAACTTTTGCTTTTACACTTGAAGTCAAGGGTGACAGAAAAAAAGACAAATTTCCCAAATTGTCAGGCAGTTTTGTTCAAGGCTCCGGAGATAACAAGTTTGTATATATCGACATCGGAACGTATGCTGGCCAATCTGATACAACTTGGTCAAGACGGCTTAAGATCCCTTTAGCAGGAATTACCTGGACGGACATTGATTCGCTAAGCGGCAAATCAATGCTACAAACTAGTGTTCCTGGAACGGGCAGGGACGGAGGCCCAAACTGTGCAACCGTTAAGCCTTTTGCAGGCTGGCATATTAAACATTTATAG
- a CDS encoding LytR/AlgR family response regulator transcription factor: protein MKTIHYPDLWLRLLGIPFLAAFLRHFGATESLYELFQNKGYYIDLTWNLLIVTALWETNRYIIRLMDKRYSWVYQPIERFLVQAGLVLAISFIEVTGLVYLYNDVLLGRVTMFNVDGLMALDLSLTFVFVVLINFIYTGMYLVHYHFLVIERLVQERDEAIRVAEKLKLDSLYNENTEAKPNPYQEHLIVNYGHAFVPLLSNEIAYIFRINEKSHLRTFEGKEYTSNSSLESLETLMNPSLFFRINHHMLAHVRSIRKCKTDTQGKLEVEFTPAFPQEVFVSRRKASEFKEWLGKKI, encoded by the coding sequence ATGAAAACAATTCATTATCCTGATCTCTGGTTACGTCTGTTAGGCATCCCATTTCTGGCTGCATTTCTTAGGCATTTTGGTGCTACTGAGTCGCTTTATGAACTTTTTCAGAATAAGGGATACTACATTGACCTCACCTGGAATTTACTGATTGTAACTGCTTTGTGGGAAACAAACCGGTATATTATCCGGCTCATGGACAAACGCTATTCGTGGGTATACCAGCCTATCGAACGTTTTCTGGTGCAGGCTGGCCTGGTGCTGGCTATTTCCTTCATCGAAGTAACCGGACTGGTATACCTGTACAATGATGTGTTGTTAGGCAGGGTCACCATGTTCAATGTGGATGGACTTATGGCACTGGACTTGTCACTTACATTTGTATTTGTGGTTCTGATCAATTTTATCTATACCGGCATGTATCTGGTGCATTATCACTTTCTGGTAATAGAGCGGCTGGTACAGGAAAGAGATGAAGCCATCCGGGTGGCTGAAAAACTTAAACTTGATAGCCTGTATAACGAAAATACCGAAGCCAAGCCCAATCCTTACCAGGAACATCTGATTGTGAATTACGGACATGCTTTTGTACCATTGCTTTCTAATGAAATCGCTTATATTTTCCGGATCAACGAAAAAAGCCACCTTCGCACGTTTGAAGGTAAGGAATATACATCCAACTCATCCCTGGAAAGCCTGGAAACGCTGATGAACCCTTCCTTGTTCTTCCGCATCAATCATCATATGCTGGCACATGTGCGCTCCATCCGCAAGTGTAAAACTGATACCCAGGGGAAACTGGAAGTAGAATTTACCCCTGCTTTTCCACAGGAAGTATTTGTTAGCCGCAGAAAAGCCTCAGAATTTAAAGAATGGCTGGGAAAGAAAATCTAA
- a CDS encoding alpha/beta hydrolase: protein MKMKNTKSIPMRKKMPSLLFTLLLLGHMVYAQYPQGKVVFDHLYSASLENKGGENPTRRVTIYLPAGYEKGKQRYPVIYYLHGFTWSDSMMIARTHFDKVLDKAIATSKIRPVIVVMPDHHTLYRGSYITNSSFTGKWADFTGIDLVNFIDKKYRTIPEWESRGISGHSMGGQGAIKMGMLFPDVFSSVYSLSPATLAIVEDIGIKSNAFKRVQEIKSREELITGWNEFLPNTLVAMGRTYSPNPNKPPFYADLPYRYEKDSLIVEDEVLKLWNKNSVIGMVDDHVEDLKKLRALKLDWGRNEEFTHIPVSCKIFSQMLENRGVAHYAEEYIGSHSNKLWTDDGRALNEMLPFFDTYLKFK, encoded by the coding sequence ATGAAAATGAAAAATACAAAATCAATTCCCATGAGAAAAAAGATGCCAAGTTTACTGTTTACGCTTTTATTACTCGGGCACATGGTATATGCACAATATCCCCAAGGTAAAGTGGTATTCGACCATCTGTATTCAGCATCATTAGAGAATAAAGGTGGAGAAAATCCTACCCGGAGGGTTACCATTTATCTCCCAGCTGGTTATGAGAAAGGCAAACAAAGGTATCCGGTTATTTACTATTTACACGGCTTTACCTGGAGTGATAGCATGATGATTGCCAGAACCCACTTTGACAAAGTGCTTGACAAAGCTATTGCTACCAGTAAAATCAGGCCGGTTATTGTAGTAATGCCCGATCATCATACCTTATATAGAGGAAGTTATATCACAAATTCATCATTTACTGGGAAATGGGCTGATTTCACTGGAATTGACCTTGTTAATTTTATTGATAAGAAATACAGGACTATTCCGGAGTGGGAAAGCCGAGGGATTTCCGGTCATTCAATGGGGGGACAGGGGGCAATTAAGATGGGGATGCTTTTCCCTGATGTATTTTCCAGTGTGTATTCCTTGTCACCGGCAACATTAGCTATTGTAGAAGATATTGGTATAAAAAGTAACGCATTTAAACGAGTTCAGGAAATTAAATCACGGGAAGAACTGATCACAGGCTGGAACGAATTTTTACCTAATACCTTAGTCGCTATGGGACGGACGTATTCCCCCAACCCTAACAAACCACCTTTTTATGCTGATTTACCCTACAGATATGAAAAGGACAGCCTGATCGTTGAAGATGAAGTTCTGAAACTTTGGAACAAAAATTCGGTAATTGGAATGGTTGATGATCATGTTGAAGATTTAAAGAAGCTCAGAGCCTTAAAATTGGATTGGGGAAGAAATGAAGAATTTACTCATATCCCTGTTTCCTGCAAAATTTTTAGTCAAATGCTGGAAAACCGGGGGGTTGCACATTATGCAGAAGAGTATATTGGAAGTCACAGCAATAAACTTTGGACAGATGACGGAAGGGCTTTAAATGAAATGCTGCCCTTTTTTGATACATATTTAAAATTCAAATAA